The Manihot esculenta cultivar AM560-2 chromosome 11, M.esculenta_v8, whole genome shotgun sequence genome includes a region encoding these proteins:
- the LOC110626923 gene encoding CMP-sialic acid transporter 2, whose product MKNGMIECSVCHSKLVSPNARTFSRAYDRHKSRVSSKQRAINVLLVVGDCILVGLQPILVYMSKVDGKFMFSPISVNFLTEAAKVLFAVVMLMFQAKHQKVGEKPLLSFSTFVQAARNNVLLAVPAFLYAINNYLKFTMQLYFNPATVKMLSNLKVLVIAVLLKIIMRRRFSVLQWEALALLLIGISVNQLRSLPEGTTAMGLAVGTGAYVYTLIFVTVPSLASVYNEYALKSQYDTSIYLQNLFLYGYGAIFNFLAILGTVVVKGPSSFDILQGHSKATMLLICNNAAQGILSSFFFKYADTILKKYSSTVATIFTGIASAAMFGHTLTMNFLLGISIVFISMHQFFSSLSKVKDDQQNGVAELVDVQDNHRSKDSFVNMAAGANEEVTHRVGHDDRQPLLPT is encoded by the exons ATGAAGAACGGGATGATAGAATGCAGTGTCTGCCATTCGAAATTGGTTTCCCCAAATGCTAGAACATTTTCAAGAGCTTATGACCGACATAAGAGCAGAGTATCATCAAAGCAACGTGCCATCAACGTCCTCTTGGTTGTTGGTGATTGCATCCTGGTCGGTTTACAG CCTATTTTGGTTTACATGTCCAAGGTGGATGGGAAATTCATGTTTAGCCCAATTAGTGTCAACTTCTTGACAGAAGCTGCAAAGGTTCTATTTGCGGTTGTTATGCTTATGTTCCAG GCAAAGCACCAAAAAGTTGGAGAGAAGCCTCTTCTCTCATTTTCTACATTTGTACAG GCAGCTCGCAACAATGTTCTTCTAGCTGTCCCAGCTTTTCTGTATGCTATCAATAACTATCTAAAGTTCACCATGCAG CTGTATTTCAATCCTGCAACAGTGAAGATGTTAAGCAATCTCAAG GTTTTGGTGATTGCTGTGTTGCTAAAGATAATAATGAGGCGACGGTTTTCTGTACTTCAG TGGGAGGCTCTTGCTTTGTTGCTCATTGGGATTAGTGTAAATCAGTTGCGTTCTTTACCTGAAGGTACTACTGCAATGGGCCTTGCTGTTGGAACAGGCGCATATGTTTACACATTGATCTTT GTAACAGTTCCATCATTGGCCTCGGTCTACAATGAGTATGCTTTGAAGAGCCAATATGATACAAGCATATATCTTCAG AACTTATTTCTGTATGGATATGGTGCTATCTTCAATTTTCTAGCAATATTGGGAACCGTTGTTGTCAAAG GTCCCAGTAGCTTTGACATCCTGCAAGGTCATTCTAAGGCAACCATGCTTCTAATATGTAACAATGCAGCCCAAGGGATTTTGTCCTCTTTTTTCTTCAAATATGCAG ATACAATCCTGAAGAAGTACTCTTCAACAGTGGCCACAATCTTCACAGGCATTGCATCTGCAGCAATGTTTGGTCATACTTTGACTATGAATTTTCTGTTGGGAATTTCTATTGTGTTCATCTCGATGCACCAG tttttttcaTCCCTTTCAAAAGTCAAAGATGACCAGCAGAATGGAGTGGCGGAACTAGTGGATGTTCAAGACAACCACAG GTCAAAAGATTCATTCGTAAATATGGCAGCTGGAGCAAATGAAGAG GTTACTCATCGTGTCGGACATGATGACAGGCAGCCTCTACTTCCCACATAG